A single Pararhizobium sp. A13 DNA region contains:
- a CDS encoding ABC transporter permease, producing MRALVAFVYLFLYAPIALVVLFSFNAGRSASEFTGFSTAWYGKALGNTFLITALQNSLMIALTSAVLAAVFGTMAALGTQRLSSRGRAIFDGLFAAAIVVPGVVIGIATLVALVEVFSFLNPALASIWPGEKPPQLGLGYGSIIAAHGLFSLALVTMIVKARIASLGRDIVEASSDLYATPFTTFHQIVLPQILPSVLSGFLLAFTFSFDDFIVAFFVAGSKTTLPIYVFASIRRGVTPEINAIATMVLVASLLLILIARALMRDKTTKAHAGGRS from the coding sequence ATGCGCGCGCTGGTCGCTTTCGTCTATCTGTTCCTCTACGCGCCGATCGCGCTGGTTGTGTTGTTTTCGTTCAACGCGGGACGCAGCGCCAGCGAGTTCACCGGCTTCTCCACGGCGTGGTATGGCAAGGCACTTGGAAACACGTTCCTCATCACCGCCCTGCAGAACAGCCTGATGATCGCGCTCACCAGCGCCGTGCTTGCTGCCGTCTTCGGCACAATGGCTGCGCTCGGCACGCAGCGCCTGAGCAGCCGCGGCCGCGCTATTTTCGATGGGCTCTTCGCCGCGGCGATCGTCGTGCCCGGCGTCGTCATCGGCATCGCCACGCTGGTGGCTCTGGTCGAGGTTTTCTCTTTCCTCAATCCGGCGCTCGCCTCAATCTGGCCGGGCGAAAAACCGCCGCAGCTCGGACTCGGCTACGGCTCGATCATCGCCGCCCACGGCCTGTTTTCGCTGGCACTGGTGACCATGATCGTCAAGGCGCGCATCGCCAGCCTCGGCCGCGATATCGTGGAAGCCTCGAGCGATCTCTACGCCACGCCGTTCACGACTTTCCACCAGATCGTTCTGCCGCAGATCCTGCCCTCAGTGCTCAGTGGTTTCCTGCTTGCCTTCACCTTCTCGTTTGACGATTTCATCGTCGCTTTCTTCGTCGCGGGCTCGAAGACGACCTTGCCGATCTACGTCTTCGCCTCGATCCGCCGCGGCGTGACTCCGGAAATCAACGCGATCGCGACGATGGTTCTGGTCGCCTCGCTGCTCCTGATCCTGATTGCCCGCGCACTGATGCGGGACAAGACAACAAAAGCGCATGCTGGGGGTAGATCATGA